From a region of the Thermus caldilimi genome:
- a CDS encoding DsbA family protein: MQRAIVLVVVALALLGLGWILWGPKGKAGLDPAQGARFALGDPNAPVVVVDFSNYLCPHCQNHALNVLPRLKAEYIDTGKVRYLFRDFPFPGQANVIRASEAAACAADQGRYYEYHEVLFRAAPNWGNLQGSVLDRYLVDLARQMGLDENTFSQCLSSNKHREGVLADQKLASDLGLTGTPTFFIAGEKRTGFLPYEEWKTLLDKALAEKK, encoded by the coding sequence ATGCAGCGGGCTATAGTTCTCGTAGTGGTGGCCCTGGCCCTTCTCGGCTTGGGCTGGATCCTTTGGGGTCCCAAGGGGAAAGCCGGGCTGGACCCCGCCCAAGGTGCCCGCTTCGCCCTGGGCGACCCCAATGCCCCCGTGGTGGTGGTGGACTTTTCCAACTACCTCTGCCCCCACTGCCAGAACCACGCTTTAAACGTCCTCCCCCGACTTAAAGCCGAGTACATCGACACCGGTAAGGTGCGTTACCTCTTCCGCGACTTCCCCTTCCCTGGCCAGGCCAACGTGATCCGGGCCAGCGAGGCCGCTGCCTGTGCCGCCGACCAAGGGCGCTACTACGAGTACCACGAGGTCCTCTTCCGGGCTGCCCCTAATTGGGGAAACCTGCAGGGGAGCGTGCTGGACCGCTACTTGGTGGATCTGGCGAGGCAGATGGGGCTGGACGAGAACACCTTTAGCCAGTGCCTTTCCTCCAATAAGCACCGCGAGGGGGTCCTGGCCGACCAGAAGCTGGCCTCGGACCTAGGCCTCACGGGTACCCCCACCTTCTTCATCGCAGGGGAAAAGCGCACGGGCTTCCTGCCCTACGAGGAGTGGAAGACCCTCTTGGACAAGGCCCTGGCAGAAAAGAAGTGA